In one Phycisphaerae bacterium genomic region, the following are encoded:
- a CDS encoding winged helix-turn-helix domain-containing protein, with protein MATTKKTGSKRTKRAAKKASAAKAATKNASAKGTKVETTLKPKRVSALDAAAQVLKAAGKPMRAQELIAAMAEQGLWSSPNGKTPHATLYAAMQREITAKGKDARFRKVDRGQFEHNG; from the coding sequence ATGGCTACGACGAAGAAGACCGGGTCGAAGAGGACGAAGCGCGCCGCCAAGAAGGCAAGTGCAGCAAAGGCCGCTACGAAGAACGCCAGCGCCAAGGGCACCAAGGTCGAGACGACCCTCAAGCCCAAGCGCGTCAGCGCGCTAGACGCCGCCGCCCAGGTGCTCAAGGCCGCGGGCAAGCCCATGCGGGCGCAGGAACTGATCGCCGCAATGGCCGAGCAGGGCCTGTGGTCCAGCCCCAACGGCAAAACGCCGCACGCGACGCTCTACGCCGCCATGCAACGCGAGATCACCGCCAAGGGCAAGGACGCCCGCTTCCGCAAGGTCGATCGTGGGCAGTTCGAGCACAACGGATAG